A window from Streptomyces sp. NBC_00299 encodes these proteins:
- a CDS encoding putative T7SS-secreted protein gives MGLGDMVNDLGDGLESAVDGVSKGVGEAVNWGTDKAADGLSAVGADGAAEGVRDFGEGVNNRLGGDVAERRLGESEDPKELVHGSPQALEARARHLRDFSRAFESVGQGMRSLDGEGWQGKAADAFREKFDMHPKQWLKAADACEAAAKALEAYADTVHWAQQQAQTAIDAYRTAQQDSRRAVDAHNAQVTAYNQAADQYNAAASAGRDPGRKPTEPGAFVDPGAAGRREAEEILAEARRQRTDAARDAQRRVAAALETAPPKPEFTDRLKADAADAVVSTQLNQAHVLGGLLKGGADLVKLVRTVNPMDSYNITHPGEYVKNSNMLLAGLVGTAAHPERLPKAVIGSGWSSDPGDAMGYLASNLIGGKGATSMARGAARGAAEGAATGGARRSVGQAIKDFAREKKCKWFGDPIDMATGRMALPQTDVTLPAKLPLLFSRQFESSYEAGRWFGPKWTSTADQRLEIDAEGVIFIRENGALLAYPHPAPGVPTLPLEGGRYPLTIDAYGDYAITDPAAGRTWHFAAPTGDGNGIALLEQITDRSGQWLTFEYDTEGAPTAIVHSAGYHLTIETTEDRIAALSLADSTPDSGGDVELVRFGYDKQGHLAAVTNSSGTPTRFTNDELGRITAWTDTNGSSYHYVYDDQGRCTSQSGEAGHLRNTFVYGAIDPATGHRTITATNSLGHSTRYLVNSDLQVIAETGPDGATTRTTYDRYERPLTVTDALGRTQSYAYDEAGRMTMAVRPDGRYTSIGYDDLGLPVAIAGPDGTHVSQQFDEFGNRTAVTDASGITTRFGYDELGHLSAITDATGATSTVRCNTAGLPLEVTDPLGAVTRYERDAFGRPTTITDPTGAVTRLEWSVEGRLSRRITADGATEAWTYDGEGNCTSHTDAMGAVSRYEYTHFDLMSARTGPDGVRYEFAHDTELHLTKVTNPQGLTWSYEYDAAGQLVAETDFDNRRLTYQHDRAGQLTASTTASGQTICFDRDVLGRVVRKDAAGAVTTYAYDATGGLARAVSPDAVLTLQRDDSGRLMSETVNARTLTYTYDVLGRRTGRTTPTGAISTWAYDAAGNRTELTTSGQTLTFTHDAAGRELTRHIGEDLTLTNAFDPLGRLTKQELTGPGDTRLQHRAYTYRADGNLTGIDDDLNGPRRFDLDAAGRVTAVQASNWTESYAYDAAGNQTRAVWPDSMPGQEATGERTYTGTRITRAGNVRYEHDEAGRITLRQKTRLSRKPDTWRYTWDAEDRLASVVTPDGTTWRYRYDPLGRRIAKQRLAADADAVLEQVDFTWDGTTLCEQTTHTPGTDQSAITLTWDHQGLRPLTQTERKTAGDASQDEIDQRFYAIITDLVGAPTELVDEHGDIAWRTRRTLWGTTTWNRTATAHIPLRFPGQYHDPETGLHYNFYRHYDPETARYVAPDPLGLEPADNPSAYVHNPLTWTDPLGLTPCRELGLRQEAVDAIRKLENIKRDPVGEINSQPNHNHYSAARREAAGEVVARKWDGTPFDHIADLKGARNGLDNVRIALERELQNPSASITDRGIEVLVKRRKEAIEELDRLNGFLHSIGHR, from the coding sequence ATGGGCCTGGGGGACATGGTCAACGACCTCGGGGACGGCCTGGAGAGCGCCGTCGACGGCGTGAGCAAGGGCGTCGGCGAAGCCGTCAACTGGGGCACGGACAAGGCGGCGGACGGCCTGTCCGCAGTCGGCGCGGACGGCGCGGCCGAGGGGGTGCGTGACTTCGGGGAGGGGGTGAACAACCGGCTCGGCGGCGATGTCGCCGAGCGCCGGCTGGGAGAGAGCGAGGATCCCAAGGAACTGGTCCACGGCAGCCCGCAGGCGCTGGAGGCGCGGGCCCGGCATCTGCGTGATTTCTCCCGGGCGTTCGAGAGCGTCGGCCAGGGGATGCGCTCGCTGGACGGCGAGGGCTGGCAGGGCAAGGCGGCGGACGCCTTCCGCGAGAAGTTCGACATGCACCCCAAGCAGTGGCTGAAGGCGGCCGACGCCTGCGAGGCAGCCGCCAAGGCGCTGGAGGCGTACGCGGACACGGTGCACTGGGCCCAGCAGCAGGCACAGACGGCGATCGACGCCTACCGCACCGCGCAGCAGGACAGCCGGCGGGCGGTGGATGCGCACAACGCTCAAGTGACGGCGTACAACCAGGCCGCCGACCAGTACAACGCGGCGGCTTCGGCGGGACGCGACCCGGGCCGCAAACCGACCGAACCGGGCGCCTTCGTCGACCCGGGAGCGGCCGGCCGACGGGAGGCCGAGGAGATCCTCGCCGAGGCGCGGCGCCAGCGCACCGACGCCGCCCGCGACGCGCAGCGCCGAGTGGCCGCCGCGCTGGAGACGGCCCCGCCGAAGCCGGAGTTCACCGACCGGTTGAAGGCCGACGCGGCGGACGCCGTCGTGAGCACGCAGCTGAACCAGGCCCACGTCCTGGGCGGCCTCCTCAAGGGAGGCGCGGACCTGGTGAAACTGGTCCGCACCGTCAACCCGATGGACTCCTACAACATCACCCACCCCGGCGAGTATGTGAAGAACTCAAACATGCTGCTGGCCGGCCTGGTGGGCACCGCCGCCCATCCCGAACGCCTGCCCAAGGCCGTCATCGGCAGCGGCTGGAGCAGCGACCCGGGCGACGCGATGGGGTACCTCGCCTCGAACCTGATCGGTGGCAAAGGCGCCACGAGCATGGCCCGAGGGGCTGCGCGAGGGGCCGCGGAGGGCGCGGCGACGGGCGGAGCGCGCAGGAGTGTCGGCCAAGCGATCAAAGATTTCGCCAGGGAGAAGAAGTGCAAGTGGTTCGGCGACCCCATCGACATGGCCACCGGCCGCATGGCGCTGCCGCAGACCGACGTCACCCTGCCCGCCAAGCTGCCGCTGTTGTTCTCCCGGCAGTTCGAGTCGTCGTACGAGGCCGGACGCTGGTTCGGCCCGAAGTGGACCTCCACCGCTGACCAGCGCCTGGAGATCGACGCCGAGGGCGTCATCTTCATCCGCGAGAACGGCGCGTTGCTGGCCTACCCGCACCCCGCCCCCGGCGTGCCGACCCTGCCGCTTGAGGGCGGCCGATACCCCCTCACCATCGACGCCTACGGCGACTACGCCATCACCGACCCCGCGGCCGGCCGCACCTGGCACTTCGCGGCCCCGACCGGCGACGGCAACGGCATCGCCCTGCTGGAACAGATCACCGACCGCTCAGGCCAGTGGCTCACGTTCGAGTACGACACCGAGGGCGCCCCCACGGCGATCGTGCACTCGGCCGGCTACCACCTCACCATCGAGACCACCGAGGACCGAATAGCCGCCCTGAGCCTGGCCGACAGCACACCGGACAGCGGCGGCGACGTCGAGCTGGTCCGCTTCGGCTACGACAAGCAGGGTCACCTGGCGGCGGTAACGAATTCGTCCGGCACGCCGACCCGTTTCACCAACGACGAACTCGGCCGCATCACCGCGTGGACCGACACGAACGGCTCGTCCTACCACTACGTCTACGACGACCAGGGCCGCTGCACCTCCCAGTCGGGCGAAGCAGGCCACCTGCGCAACACCTTCGTCTACGGCGCCATCGACCCGGCGACCGGCCACCGGACGATCACCGCCACCAACTCCCTGGGCCACAGCACGCGCTACCTGGTCAACAGCGATCTGCAAGTGATCGCCGAGACCGGCCCCGACGGAGCGACGACCCGCACCACATACGACCGCTACGAACGCCCGCTGACGGTCACCGACGCCCTCGGCCGCACGCAGAGCTACGCGTACGACGAGGCAGGCCGCATGACGATGGCCGTCCGCCCCGACGGCCGCTACACCAGCATCGGCTACGACGACCTAGGCCTGCCCGTGGCCATAGCCGGCCCGGACGGCACCCACGTCAGCCAGCAGTTCGACGAGTTCGGCAACCGCACGGCCGTAACCGACGCGTCCGGGATCACGACCCGCTTCGGGTATGACGAGCTCGGTCACCTGTCGGCGATCACGGACGCGACGGGCGCGACGAGCACCGTCCGCTGCAACACTGCGGGCCTGCCCCTGGAGGTCACGGACCCGCTCGGCGCGGTGACCCGTTACGAGAGGGACGCCTTCGGGCGGCCGACCACGATCACCGACCCGACGGGTGCGGTGACCCGCCTGGAGTGGTCGGTGGAGGGCCGCCTGTCCCGCCGTATCACCGCGGACGGCGCCACCGAGGCGTGGACGTATGACGGCGAGGGCAACTGCACCAGCCACACGGATGCCATGGGTGCCGTATCCCGTTACGAGTACACCCACTTCGACCTGATGTCGGCTCGCACCGGCCCGGACGGGGTGCGCTACGAGTTCGCTCACGACACCGAACTCCACCTGACGAAGGTCACGAACCCACAGGGTCTGACCTGGTCGTACGAGTACGACGCGGCTGGACAGCTGGTCGCGGAGACGGACTTCGACAACCGTCGGCTGACGTACCAACACGACAGAGCAGGCCAGTTGACGGCCAGCACCACGGCCTCCGGCCAGACCATCTGCTTCGACAGGGACGTGCTGGGCCGCGTGGTGAGGAAGGACGCGGCCGGAGCGGTCACGACGTACGCGTACGACGCAACGGGTGGCTTGGCCCGGGCGGTCAGCCCGGATGCGGTCCTGACGTTGCAGCGGGACGATTCCGGCCGCCTGATGTCCGAGACGGTCAACGCCCGCACGCTCACCTACACCTACGACGTCCTGGGCCGCCGCACCGGCCGCACCACACCGACCGGCGCGATCAGCACCTGGGCCTACGACGCGGCGGGCAACCGCACCGAACTGACGACCAGCGGCCAGACCCTCACCTTCACCCACGACGCGGCCGGCCGCGAACTGACCCGCCACATCGGTGAAGACCTCACCCTCACCAACGCCTTCGACCCCCTGGGCCGCCTGACGAAGCAGGAACTCACCGGACCGGGCGACACGCGCCTCCAGCACCGCGCCTACACCTACCGCGCCGACGGCAACCTGACCGGCATCGACGACGACCTGAACGGCCCCCGCCGCTTCGACCTGGACGCGGCAGGCCGGGTCACCGCAGTCCAAGCCTCGAACTGGACGGAGTCCTACGCCTACGATGCGGCCGGCAACCAGACCCGAGCCGTTTGGCCGGACTCCATGCCGGGCCAGGAGGCCACCGGCGAGCGCACCTACACCGGCACCCGAATCACGCGCGCGGGCAACGTCCGCTACGAGCACGACGAAGCCGGCCGGATCACCCTGCGCCAGAAAACCCGCCTGTCCCGCAAACCGGACACCTGGCGCTATACCTGGGACGCCGAAGACCGCCTCGCCTCGGTGGTCACCCCCGACGGCACGACCTGGCGCTATCGCTACGACCCCCTGGGTCGCCGCATCGCCAAGCAACGCCTCGCCGCCGACGCCGACGCCGTCCTGGAACAGGTGGACTTCACCTGGGACGGCACGACCCTGTGCGAACAGACGACGCACACCCCTGGCACCGACCAGTCGGCCATCACTCTCACGTGGGACCACCAAGGTCTACGCCCTCTGACCCAGACCGAACGCAAGACGGCGGGCGACGCGTCTCAGGATGAGATCGACCAGCGCTTCTACGCGATCATCACCGACCTCGTCGGCGCCCCAACCGAACTCGTGGATGAGCACGGTGACATCGCTTGGCGTACACGCCGCACCCTCTGGGGCACCACCACCTGGAACCGCACGGCCACCGCCCACATCCCCCTTCGCTTTCCAGGCCAGTACCACGACCCAGAAACCGGCCTCCACTACAACTTCTACCGGCACTACGACCCCGAGACCGCCCGCTACGTCGCGCCTGATCCCCTAGGGCTCGAGCCTGCAGACAACCCGTCTGCGTACGTCCACAATCCACTTACTTGGACTGACCCGCTGGGACTCACTCCATGCCGTGAACTGGGATTGCGGCAGGAAGCAGTGGACGCTATCAGAAAACTCGAGAACATTAAGAGAGACCCGGTCGGAGAGATAAATTCTCAACCGAATCACAACCACTACAGTGCTGCTCGCCGCGAGGCCGCGGGCGAAGTCGTGGCCCGCAAATGGGACGGTACACCGTTCGACCATATTGCGGATCTGAAGGGGGCGCGCAACGGTTTGGACAATGTTCGCATAGCCCTCGAGAGGGAGTTGCAGAATCCGTCGGCGTCGATAACCGATCGCGGTATCGAAGTCCTGGTGAAGAGGCGGAAGGAAGCCATCGAGGAACTCGACCGACTGAACGGATTCCTACACTCCATAGGCCATCGGTAA
- a CDS encoding iron-sulfur cluster assembly accessory protein — MSVSDETSTVTDGIILSDAAAAKVKALLDQEGRDDLALRVAVQPGGCSGLRYQLFFDERSLDGDVVKDFGGVKVVTDRMSAPYLGGASIDFVDTIEKQGFTIDNPNATGSCACGDSFS; from the coding sequence ATGTCCGTATCGGACGAGACCAGCACCGTCACCGACGGCATCATCCTGTCCGACGCCGCTGCGGCGAAGGTCAAGGCCCTGCTCGACCAGGAAGGCCGTGACGACCTGGCCCTGCGTGTCGCCGTACAGCCCGGTGGCTGCTCCGGCCTGCGCTACCAGCTCTTCTTCGACGAGCGCTCCCTCGACGGCGACGTCGTCAAGGACTTCGGCGGCGTGAAGGTCGTCACCGACCGCATGAGCGCCCCGTACCTGGGCGGCGCGTCCATCGACTTCGTGGACACCATCGAGAAGCAGGGCTTCACGATCGACAACCCGAACGCGACCGGCTCCTGCGCCTGCGGCGACTCCTTCAGCTGA
- a CDS encoding protein kinase domain-containing protein: MLLHKDDPRSVGGYKLVDRLGSGGMGVVYRGRSRSGREVAVKVVHSQYAEDAVFRARFRQEIEAVRKVSGAFTAPVVDADPEAVRPWMATQYVPGLSLAARIADQGPLKGTELRRLTLGLVEALRDIHRAGVVHRDLKPANVLIADDGPRVIDFGISRAAEDHNTLTETGQMIGTPPFMSPEQLTDARSVEPASDVFSLGALLVFSITGRGPFDADSPYLTAYRVVHDAPVLDGVPQPLRAILERCLAKDPADRPELDELAREFVAALPETGADDQPTVTLRTEEMALVRTRPAAVADPGAAAPGRRRSRIRPLWATAGTVGTLALGLTGYLLLGTGVGDEDAPTEADTAASAPSRWAAMPSGWKPWQTTVDATAAHGVKKGSAGGTGLGEGPECRLYEGAVYCAGDGVLPMRLDGLTGRIDWRADVLPPGRRQGTYTFSVLGLVDDAMLVQQDFTPVAGEASTTTVAALDTGTGERLWHRKVANNGMSPAVSGSLVVMAADGARAVTARSARTGAERWTTPLPAGQYCDAADVGEALRLECVAEFTPSENILLMELDRTDGSVRRVKVPNRGTLVGTFDGRLLYVDPAEDEEGNIPAGDEGPFSRIRLVDPETGEGRSTKLAEEFEGVVTLGDDTLWFVASSGQVSAVSVRTGERLWQTATSLETPSGVTHDPRARAVYLSSASGRVAALDTKKGTLLWETLPRAQRVTNVGSRSLPEVMVREGSLIAATPDGDLFTLDPAHPDRKPVSG; encoded by the coding sequence GTGCTGCTGCACAAGGACGATCCGCGATCGGTCGGCGGCTACAAGCTGGTCGACCGGCTCGGGTCCGGGGGCATGGGGGTCGTCTACCGGGGCAGGTCGCGCTCGGGCCGTGAGGTGGCCGTCAAGGTGGTGCACTCCCAGTACGCCGAGGACGCCGTCTTCCGCGCCCGCTTCCGGCAGGAGATCGAGGCGGTCCGCAAGGTGAGCGGCGCCTTCACCGCACCGGTGGTGGACGCCGACCCGGAGGCGGTACGGCCCTGGATGGCCACCCAGTACGTGCCCGGGCTCTCCCTCGCCGCCCGGATCGCCGACCAGGGCCCGCTGAAGGGCACCGAACTGCGGCGGCTGACGCTCGGTCTGGTGGAGGCGCTGCGGGACATCCACCGGGCGGGGGTCGTCCACCGGGACCTCAAACCCGCCAACGTTCTCATCGCCGACGACGGCCCGCGTGTCATCGACTTCGGCATCTCGCGTGCGGCCGAGGACCACAACACCCTCACCGAGACCGGGCAGATGATCGGCACCCCGCCGTTCATGTCTCCGGAGCAACTCACCGACGCCCGTTCGGTGGAGCCGGCCTCCGACGTCTTCTCCCTCGGCGCTCTGCTCGTCTTCTCCATCACAGGGCGGGGCCCCTTCGACGCGGACAGCCCTTATCTCACGGCGTACCGGGTCGTCCACGACGCCCCGGTCCTGGACGGAGTGCCGCAGCCCCTTCGCGCGATCCTGGAGCGCTGCCTCGCCAAGGATCCCGCGGACCGGCCCGAACTGGACGAACTGGCGCGGGAGTTCGTGGCCGCGCTGCCGGAGACGGGTGCGGACGACCAGCCCACCGTGACGCTGCGCACGGAGGAGATGGCCCTGGTCCGGACCCGGCCCGCCGCGGTCGCCGACCCCGGCGCCGCGGCCCCCGGCCGACGACGCAGTCGTATACGTCCCCTGTGGGCCACGGCCGGCACGGTCGGCACCCTCGCGCTCGGCCTGACGGGATACCTGCTGCTCGGGACCGGAGTGGGGGACGAGGACGCCCCGACGGAGGCGGACACCGCCGCATCCGCGCCTTCCCGGTGGGCGGCCATGCCGTCCGGCTGGAAGCCCTGGCAGACAACGGTGGACGCCACCGCCGCGCACGGCGTGAAGAAGGGGTCGGCCGGCGGGACCGGCTTGGGAGAGGGCCCGGAATGCCGGCTGTACGAGGGTGCCGTCTACTGCGCGGGTGACGGTGTGCTGCCCATGCGCCTCGACGGGCTGACCGGGCGGATCGACTGGCGGGCCGACGTGCTGCCGCCGGGCCGGCGCCAGGGGACGTACACCTTCTCCGTCCTCGGTCTCGTGGACGACGCGATGCTGGTCCAGCAGGACTTCACCCCCGTCGCAGGGGAGGCGTCGACCACGACGGTCGCCGCTCTCGACACCGGGACCGGCGAGCGGCTCTGGCATCGGAAGGTGGCGAACAACGGGATGTCCCCGGCGGTCTCCGGCAGCCTCGTGGTCATGGCGGCCGACGGCGCCCGCGCGGTGACCGCCCGCTCGGCACGCACCGGCGCCGAGCGCTGGACGACACCGTTGCCGGCGGGGCAGTACTGCGACGCCGCGGATGTGGGCGAGGCCCTCCGCCTGGAGTGCGTCGCCGAGTTCACGCCTTCCGAGAACATCCTGCTCATGGAGCTGGACCGGACCGACGGCTCGGTTCGGCGAGTGAAGGTGCCCAATCGCGGGACCCTCGTGGGAACGTTCGACGGCCGCCTGCTCTACGTCGACCCGGCCGAGGACGAAGAGGGGAACATCCCGGCCGGCGACGAGGGGCCGTTCTCCCGGATCCGGCTGGTGGACCCGGAGACCGGTGAGGGCCGTTCGACGAAGCTGGCGGAGGAGTTCGAGGGCGTGGTGACGCTCGGGGACGACACGCTGTGGTTCGTCGCGTCCTCCGGCCAGGTGAGCGCCGTGTCGGTCCGGACGGGCGAGCGGCTGTGGCAGACCGCGACGAGTCTGGAGACGCCCAGCGGCGTCACCCACGACCCGCGCGCCCGCGCGGTCTACCTGTCCAGCGCCAGCGGCCGCGTCGCCGCTCTCGACACGAAGAAGGGCACGCTGCTGTGGGAGACCCTGCCGCGTGCCCAACGGGTGACCAACGTGGGCAGCCGGTCGCTGCCCGAGGTGATGGTCCGTGAGGGCTCCCTGATCGCCGCCACCCCCGACGGCGATCTCTTCACCCTCGACCCCGCCCACCCCGACCGGAAGCCCGTGTCGGGGTGA
- a CDS encoding DUF1266 domain-containing protein, whose product MEQALFEANSREDWAAYFDTLARNRVYFEIDRKKEDASPGITYTLFGHDPRVPGGRFWAVYTEGMLPAPEPHRVFDWNVLAWFAEVWTPADPPMIVVNPGSPCEAFLPSAPPHSAAWAGFFARSGGPSGRAELRTLRVGGPLHGPVAHGLACGALLFVNHGLPWNAMAYHGQGYPTERRMLREWWGVTSRQEWQVQQHALLATNGANPVWEFALGLRRAIARDFGGYVETPFWRDAAAQVLRNRPDGEATITPDGVTKTSVTEAETEAHIKGVQHLIGRITRYEARMRADDILKENQYVSSADAWDLGRASCMARWGLGARYSDLPEAEAAVIEAGRSAGRTYKSWQDFSAGFILGRCLHFDDEEFGSWYEDMVTAHRILMAEPGSPWLNITFR is encoded by the coding sequence GTGGAGCAGGCACTATTCGAGGCCAACTCTCGCGAGGACTGGGCGGCATACTTCGACACGCTGGCGCGAAACCGGGTGTACTTCGAGATAGACAGGAAAAAGGAGGATGCCTCACCGGGTATCACCTACACCCTCTTCGGGCACGACCCCCGAGTTCCCGGTGGCAGGTTCTGGGCGGTGTACACCGAGGGCATGCTTCCCGCGCCCGAGCCGCATCGCGTGTTCGACTGGAACGTCCTCGCTTGGTTCGCGGAGGTGTGGACCCCGGCAGATCCGCCGATGATCGTCGTCAATCCGGGCAGTCCGTGTGAGGCGTTCCTTCCGTCCGCGCCGCCGCACTCCGCCGCTTGGGCAGGTTTCTTCGCGCGGTCGGGCGGTCCTTCAGGCCGGGCGGAACTGCGGACCCTGCGTGTGGGCGGACCGCTGCACGGGCCCGTGGCCCACGGCCTGGCCTGTGGCGCGCTGCTCTTCGTCAACCACGGCCTTCCCTGGAACGCGATGGCCTACCACGGCCAGGGCTATCCCACCGAGCGTCGGATGCTACGGGAATGGTGGGGCGTCACCAGCCGCCAGGAGTGGCAGGTGCAACAGCATGCGCTGCTGGCAACCAACGGGGCCAATCCGGTCTGGGAGTTCGCGCTCGGTCTACGCCGAGCCATCGCCCGTGACTTCGGAGGCTATGTCGAGACGCCTTTCTGGCGTGACGCCGCCGCCCAGGTCCTGCGCAACCGGCCGGACGGTGAGGCCACCATCACTCCGGACGGCGTCACCAAGACCTCGGTAACTGAAGCCGAGACCGAAGCGCACATCAAGGGAGTCCAACACCTTATCGGCCGAATCACGCGCTACGAGGCGCGGATGCGGGCCGACGACATTCTGAAAGAGAACCAGTACGTTTCCTCCGCCGATGCCTGGGACCTCGGGCGGGCCTCATGCATGGCGCGCTGGGGTCTGGGCGCTCGTTACAGCGACTTGCCGGAAGCCGAGGCTGCAGTAATCGAAGCCGGACGGAGCGCGGGGCGGACGTACAAGTCCTGGCAGGACTTCTCCGCCGGCTTCATCCTCGGTCGCTGCCTGCACTTCGACGATGAGGAATTCGGCAGCTGGTACGAGGACATGGTCACCGCCCACAGGATCCTGATGGCCGAGCCTGGCAGCCCCTGGCTCAACATCACGTTCCGGTAG
- a CDS encoding SseB family protein: MNGEVFGGISAGVVLSADAMGLRMRLADLTATGQGDLRAAVGEFRRSEVLVPVVDDSLLSVAAGGVRWLFAFTDDGALARFAQARGEAVPERLPVYGARLLDQVVPEVARADGRPVGIAVDAGSAAGLVLPPAKGVVPDAVAVDTVVDSEGVDA, from the coding sequence ATGAACGGTGAAGTTTTCGGCGGGATTTCGGCGGGGGTTGTTTTGAGCGCGGATGCCATGGGGCTGCGGATGCGGTTGGCGGATCTGACGGCGACCGGGCAAGGCGATCTGCGTGCGGCCGTGGGGGAGTTCCGGCGCAGCGAGGTGCTGGTGCCGGTGGTGGATGACTCGCTGCTGTCGGTGGCTGCGGGCGGGGTCCGCTGGCTGTTCGCGTTCACGGATGACGGGGCGTTGGCGCGCTTTGCGCAGGCGCGTGGTGAGGCGGTGCCGGAGCGGTTGCCGGTGTATGGGGCGCGTTTGCTGGACCAGGTGGTCCCGGAGGTGGCGAGGGCGGACGGACGGCCGGTCGGGATCGCGGTGGACGCGGGCAGTGCGGCGGGCCTGGTGCTGCCTCCGGCGAAGGGGGTTGTTCCGGACGCGGTGGCTGTGGACACGGTTGTGGACTCCGAAGGGGTGGACGCGTGA
- a CDS encoding contact-dependent growth inhibition system immunity protein, whose translation MTQPIDRNKSLEQLDGERWGEPPADATSLVRTVYEWRRRPIGTLEPHELARLLGQNVGLPWLLPLGVEIVREAAKQPTGGFLDGDLLYALVTRSPEVWTANPEPALELKTAVSMLPELSRYVKQEVEAFLASAP comes from the coding sequence ATGACCCAGCCCATCGATCGCAACAAGTCGCTTGAGCAACTCGACGGCGAACGCTGGGGCGAACCACCCGCCGACGCGACGTCCCTGGTCAGAACCGTCTATGAGTGGCGACGACGCCCCATCGGGACTCTGGAACCTCACGAGCTTGCGCGTTTGCTCGGCCAGAACGTCGGCTTGCCGTGGCTGCTCCCCCTGGGCGTCGAGATCGTGCGGGAGGCGGCCAAACAACCCACAGGTGGCTTCCTGGATGGCGACCTGCTTTATGCATTGGTCACCAGGAGTCCGGAGGTGTGGACGGCAAATCCCGAACCCGCCCTCGAACTAAAGACAGCAGTATCCATGCTGCCGGAACTTTCACGTTACGTGAAACAGGAGGTCGAGGCCTTCCTTGCATCGGCTCCTTAG
- the nadA gene encoding quinolinate synthase NadA: protein MTTAQTQELDVQPTPLALLLLGREADPRSERGVECPGDLPSPSDPDLVERARAAKEKLGNKVFVLGHHYQRDEVIQFADVTGDSFKLAKDAAARPEAEYIVFCGVHFMAESADILTSDDQKVVLPDLAAGCSMADMATAEQVAECWDVLTEAGIAEQVVPVSYMNSSADIKAFTGKHGGTICTSSNAKRALDWAFEQGEKVLFLPDQHLGRNTAVRDMGMSLEDCVVYNPHKPNGGLTAHELRAAKMILWRGHCSVHGRFSLDSVNDVRERIPGVNVLVHPECKHEVVAAADYVGSTEYIIKALEAAPAGSKWAIGTELNLVRRLANRFAPEGKEIVFLDKTVCFCSTMNRIDLPHLVWTLESLAEGNLVNRIEVDKETEAFAKLALERMLALP from the coding sequence GTGACCACCGCCCAGACCCAGGAGCTCGACGTACAGCCGACGCCCCTCGCCCTGCTGCTCCTCGGCCGTGAGGCCGACCCGAGGAGCGAGCGTGGCGTCGAGTGTCCCGGCGACCTTCCCTCGCCGTCCGATCCGGACCTGGTCGAGCGCGCCCGCGCAGCCAAGGAGAAGCTCGGGAACAAGGTCTTCGTACTCGGCCACCACTACCAGCGCGACGAGGTCATCCAGTTCGCCGACGTGACCGGTGACTCGTTCAAGCTGGCCAAGGACGCGGCCGCCCGCCCGGAGGCCGAGTACATCGTGTTCTGCGGCGTGCACTTCATGGCCGAGTCGGCGGACATCCTGACGTCCGACGACCAGAAGGTCGTCCTGCCCGACCTCGCCGCCGGCTGTTCGATGGCCGACATGGCGACGGCCGAGCAGGTCGCCGAGTGCTGGGACGTGCTGACCGAGGCCGGGATAGCCGAGCAGGTCGTACCCGTCTCGTACATGAACTCGTCCGCGGACATCAAGGCGTTCACGGGCAAGCACGGCGGCACGATCTGCACCTCGTCGAACGCCAAGCGGGCCCTGGACTGGGCCTTCGAACAGGGCGAGAAGGTCCTGTTCCTGCCCGACCAGCACCTCGGCCGCAACACCGCCGTCCGCGACATGGGCATGTCCCTGGAGGACTGCGTCGTCTACAACCCGCACAAGCCGAACGGCGGGCTGACGGCGCACGAACTGCGTGCCGCGAAGATGATCCTGTGGCGCGGCCACTGCTCGGTGCACGGCCGCTTCAGCCTCGACTCGGTGAACGACGTGCGCGAGCGCATCCCCGGTGTCAACGTCCTCGTCCACCCGGAGTGCAAGCACGAGGTCGTCGCCGCCGCGGACTACGTCGGCTCGACGGAGTACATCATCAAGGCCCTGGAGGCCGCCCCGGCCGGCTCGAAGTGGGCCATCGGCACGGAGCTGAACCTGGTCCGCCGGCTGGCGAACCGTTTCGCGCCGGAGGGCAAGGAGATCGTCTTCCTCGACAAGACGGTCTGCTTCTGCTCGACCATGAACCGCATCGACCTCCCCCACCTGGTCTGGACCCTGGAGTCGCTGGCCGAGGGCAACCTGGTCAACCGGATCGAGGTCGACAAGGAGACCGAGGCGTTCGCGAAGCTGGCGCTGGAGCGGATGCTGGCGCTGCCGTAG